The Humidesulfovibrio mexicanus DNA window CCCCCTGGAGGAGATACGAAATGAAATGGAGCGCCCCGTTTGCCGCCCTCGGCCTGACCCTTGCTTTGGTCCTTCCTGTCCAGGCGGACGAGAGCTCGATCAAACAAGCCCCCAAGGCCGACCGCCTGGACGAGGTGCTCGTCACCGCCACCAGCCACGAGTCCAGGGTGGACATGGTTCCCGAGGCGGTGACGGTCATCACCCGCGAACAAATCGACCAGATGGTGGCCCCCACCACCATCGACATCCTGAAGGACGCCGCAGGCGTCGAGGTCTACAACGCCCGGGGACCGCTTTCGTCCAGCTCAAACAACCGCGTCATCATGCGCGGACAGGGCTCCGTTGCGGCGCGCGTCCTGGTGCTGTTGAACGGCGTGCCGCAGTCTGGCGGTCAGTCCGGGGAATTCGAATGGAGCTTCGTCAACCCGCGCGACATCGAACGCATCGAGGTGGTGCGTGGTCCCGGTTCCGCGCTGTACGGCTCGCAGGCCATGGGCGGCGTCATCAACATCATCACCAGAAAACCGACAAGCGAGAAGGGCGAGACCACGCTGGAAGCGAAGTACGGCACCATGAACACCACCTCGCTTGGGGCCGCGCATTCGCAGAAATACGGCGACTGGGGCTTCTACGGTTCCGGCACCGTCGGCGGCACCCAGGGCTACAGGGTTGCGCCACAGGTCAGCAAGTCCGGCGGCCAGCCGACGAACTCCCGCAACATGCGGCAACGCAATGACTGGGAACGTGGCGTCGTCACCTACGACATCGACCCCAGTTCCAGCCTGAGCATGAACCTCATGCACGGCCACTATAGCAATCGTGGCACCTACGACTACATGCCCGACTTCCAGCTTTTCGATAACCAGCGGGAGCAGGGCGACCTGAGCTACGTCAAGCGTTTCAAGGGCGGCGAAATCAGCGCCTACGGCTCGGTGAGCTACCAGTCCTCCACCTATGACAACGCGGCTGCCTCCAAGACCATAAGCGGCACCTCGCCGGCCAAGCAGATGGACTACCAGGGCGGAATGAAGACGCATTACGACCTTGGGGACTACAATACGGTGAGTTTCGGCGTGGACCTCAAACGCACCGCCTATGACCGCCGCAACAACAACTACGCCACCGGGACCGACGCCTACGGTTCGAGCGGTGGCGATTCCCTGACCTACGGGGCTTTCCTGCAGGATGAACTGAAGCTGTTCGACGGGCGCGTGGTCATCGTTCCCGGAATGCGCTACGAGTACACCAGCCTGTTCGACGGCTACAATGAACTGCGCGCCGTGGGCATTGCGCGGCAAGACATCTCGAAGAAGATTCTGCGCTCCCTCACCAGCCGGATTGGCGCCCGCTATACCGCGACGGACTGGATATCCTTCCGCGCCGCCTACGGCGAAGCCTTCCGCGCGCCCACGCTGCACGAACTGTACGGAGTGAGCAACATCGGCACGAGCCGGTACTACGGCAACGAGGCCTTGAAGCCGGAGCGCCTCAAATCCATCGAGGGCGGGGTGGACATCACACCGCTGGACGACCTGCGCCTGTCCGTCACGGTCTATAAGAACCACGCCACGGACTACATCGACAACGTGCTGACGGCTGCCGGCCCCCCGAAAGTCTACAACAGGCAAAACATCGGCACGGTGGACACCGGCGGCATCGAGACCGAGCTTGAATACCGTTTCCTCGAACACTGGCGCAGCTTCGTCAACTATCAGCGCTGCGATCCCAAGCTCATGACGGGCGCCTACAGGGGCCAGCGCATCACGGGCACGCCGCTGTCCACCACCTCTGTCGGCTTGACCTTCAACGACCCAAAGTTGTTCAGCGTTTCCGTGGTCAACCGCTGGGTGGGCAAGATCTTCAACGACGCCAACAACACCACGGCCTATGGCAAGTATGACGTGCTGAACGTCAAGCTGGCCAAGGCCTTTGAACTGGACGCCTCCAAGCTTGAGGTCTCTTTGGACGTATCCAACGCCCTTGACGTGACCGTACAGGAAACCTCCACCTCGGAAGCTCCGGGCAGGCTCATCACCCTGGGCCTGGCCTGGCTCTTCTAGCCTGGCGGCAGCCAAGGAGCCAGCGCATGAAAATCACCGCCATCGTCTGGAACAGCCATGCCGAGATTCTGTGCCGGGCCGCAGAAACCCTGCCCTGGCTCACCCTGCGCCTGTATCCGGCCAAGAGCCTGGAGGACAGCCCGGAGCGCCAGGCCCAGGCAATGGCCGACCTGCGCGGCTCGGACGCCGCTTTCCTGTATCGCGCCACGGAGCCGTTCTGGGACGATCTGGAGGCGGATCTGAAGGATGCGGGGAAAAGCGTGCCCACGGTCTGCCTGAGCTACGACCCCTCGCTCTGGGGCCTCTCAACGGCCCGGCCCGAGTTGGTGCAGGATGCGCACCGCTATGTGACCTTCGGCGGCATCCAGAACGTGGCGGCCATGCTCAAGGCGTTGGCTCGCGAGTTCGGCGGGCCGGAGTTTACGGAGCTGGATGTGCCCCCCCCGGCCCCGGTGCCTTGGGAAGGCCTCTGGCACCCGTGTATGCCGACCTCCGGCGGGGCGCGGCGGCACTTCGCCAGCCTGCCGGAATACCTGGCCTGGTACACTGACCACTGCGCCGGACGTCCCATGGCCGACGGCCCCTGGGTGGGGCTGGTGCTGGGGCGCCACTACTGGGTGGGCGAAACCCTGGAAGTGGAGCAGCTGCTCATCAGCGACCTGGAAGAGCAGGGCCTGCGCGTCGTCCCCATCTTCACCAACACCATCAAGGACGACGGCCTGGGCAACAAGGGCGCGCTGGGCTGGCTGCGCGAAGTGTTCCTGGCCCCGGATGCGCCCAGGCCCTCGGCCGTCATCAAGCTGGTGAGCTTCTTTTTGGGCCATGCGCGCAGCGCAGCGGGAAATCAGGAGGACGCGGCGGCAAGCGGCGTGGCGGCGCTCAAGGAGCTGGGCGTGCCGGTGTTCCAGCCCGTGTTCTCGTCCTCCAAGTCCGTGGAAGAATGGCAAAACGACCCCCAGGGCCTGGGGAGTGAGGTGGCCTGGAGCGTGGCCATGCCGGAGTTCGAAGGCGTTATCGAACCCGTCTACCTGGGCGGCGGCAGCAAGTACGAGAGCGCTGCCACCGGGGCTGCCCTGGAACGCCGCGTTCCCGTGGCCGAGCGCAGCCTGCGCCTGGCGCGGCGCGTGGCGGCCTACATCCGGCTTGCGCAAAAGCCCGTGGGCGAGCGCAAGGTGGCCTTCATCCTGCATAACGACCCCTGCGCCTCGGTGGAGGCCACGGTGGGCGGCGCGGCCAAGCTGGACAGCCTGGAGAGCGTGGCGCGCATCCTGGCGGCCATGAAGGGGCACGGCTACAGCGTGGACCCGCCCGCCACCGGCGCGGCACTCATCGAGACCATCATGGGCCGCAAGGCCATCAGCGAGTTCCGTTGGACCACGGTGGACGAAATCGTGCAGAAGGGCGGCGCCCTGGCCCAATTGCCAGAGGAGACCTACCTGCGCTGGTGGGCCGGGTACCCCCAGGCCGTGCGCCAGCGCATCGCCGCAGCCTGGGGCGACCCGCCGGGCCGCGAGGTGAACGGCGTGCCCCCGGCCATGATCCATGACGGAAAGATCGTCATCACCGGCGTGGCCTACGGCAACGCTGCGGTGTGCGTGCAGCCCAAGCGCGGCTGCGCGGGTTCGCGTTGCGACGGCCAGGTGTGCAAGATTCTCCACGACCCGGACATTCCGCCGCCGCACCAGTACATCGCCACATACAGGTGGCTGCAGGACGAGGCCGACGGCTTCGGGGCGGACGTGCTCATCCACGTGGGCACCCACGGCAACCTGGAGTTCCTGCCCGGCAAGGGCGTGGGCCTGTCCGGCTCCTGCCTGCCGGACCTCTGCCTGCACGAGGTCCCGCACCTGTACATCTACAACGCGGACAACCCTCCCGAGGGCACCATCGCCAAGCGCCGCAGCTACGCGGCCCTTGTGGACCACATGACCACGGCGCTGACGCACACCGAGCTCTACGAGGACCTGGAGGAGCTGGGCCGCCTGCTGGGCGAGTGGGAGCAGGCCAGGGACGCGGACAAGACCCGCGCCCACATGCTGGAGCACCTGGTGCGCGACGTGGCCGAGAAGGCCAACCTGCTGTCCGGCATCAAGGGTGGGGCGGACATGGACTTCCCCCGGCTGGCCACTGCCCTGCACGAGTCCCTGGACCTTGTGCGCGGAACGCAGCACGACGACGGAATGCACATCTTTGGCGGCGCGCCGGAGGGCGAGCGCCTGAACGCCTTTCTTTGGTCCATTTTGCGCTACGACGCGGACGACCCGCGCTCCCTGCGCCGCAGCCTGTGCCGCATGACGGGGCTGGACTTGGACCGGCTGCTGGAGGAGCCCGGCGCGGTGGACGCCCGGCTCAGGGCCAGCCACTCGGAGCTGCTGGCAGACATCGAGGCCATGGGCCGCGAGGCCTGCGGCCTGGCCTTTGCCTGCGCGGACGCGGACGCCTTCGCCCAGGGCGTGCGGGAGCTTGTCGGCGTGCGGCTGGCGAAGGACGCCATGACCGAGGAGCTTGTCCGCGACCTCGCCGACTCCTGGCGGCGCCTCCTGGACGTGAAGCGCCGCGTGGACGATTCGAAGGAAATCGACGCGCTGCTCACCGGCATGGCGGGGGGCTACATCGAGCCGGGGCCGTCGGGCATCATCACCAGGGGGCGCGAGGACATCCTGCCCACGGGCAGGAACTTCTACTCCCTGGACCCGCGCCGCCTGCCCACACGGGCCGCGCACATGGTGGGCATGCGTCTGGCAGACGCCATCATCGCCAAGCACATGCAGGAGGAGGGGCGCACGCCGGAGAACGTAGCCATGTTCTGGATGTGCAACGACATGATGTGGGCCGACGGCGAAGGCATGGCGCAGATTTTCCACCTCATCGGGGTGCGGCCCGTCTGGAAGAAGGGCGGCCATGTGAAGGGCTTCGAGGTCATCCCCCTGGCCGAGCTGGGACGGCCCCGAGTGGACGTGACCATCCGCGTGTCCGGCCTTCTGCGCGACAGCTTCCCCGAGCAGATGGAGCTTGTGGACGAGGCCATCCACGCCGTGGCCTGCCTGGACGAGGCCGACGAGGACAACTTCGTGCGCAAACACGCGCGGGCGACACTTGAGAAATCCGGCGAGACGGGCGGCGAGGCGTGGCGGAAGTCCACCCTGCGGCTGTTCTCCTCCAAGCCCGGCACCTACCAGGCCGGGGTCAACTTGGCGGTGTACGCCTCGGCCTGGCAGACCGAAGCCGACCTGGCGGACATCTTCGTGTACTGGAATTCCTACGCCTATGGCCGGGGGGTTTACGGCGAGCAGCGACCCCGGCAGCTGGAGGCCGCGCTGTCCACCGTGGACGTGAGCTACAACAAGGTGGTGTCGGACGAGCACGACCTGTTCAACTGCTGCGGCTACTACGGCACCCACGGCGGGCTCACGGCCGCGGCCCGGCAGCTCAAAGGCGGCGAGGTGAAGGGCTACTACGGCGACACCCGCGAGCCCGGCCGCGTGCAGGTGCGCGACCTGGCCGACGAGATACGCCGCGTGGTGCGAACCCGCCTGCTCAACCCCGCCTGGATAGAGGGCATGAAACGCCACGGCTACAAGGGCGCTGGCGACATGGCCAAACGCGTGGGCCGCGTGTACGGCTGGGAGGCCACCACCCGCGAGGTGGACGACTGGATCTTTGACGACATCGCCAGGACCTTCGTCATGGACGGGGAGAACCGCGAGTTCTTCCGCAAGCACAACCCCTGGGCGCTGGAGG harbors:
- a CDS encoding TonB-dependent receptor plug domain-containing protein produces the protein MKWSAPFAALGLTLALVLPVQADESSIKQAPKADRLDEVLVTATSHESRVDMVPEAVTVITREQIDQMVAPTTIDILKDAAGVEVYNARGPLSSSSNNRVIMRGQGSVAARVLVLLNGVPQSGGQSGEFEWSFVNPRDIERIEVVRGPGSALYGSQAMGGVINIITRKPTSEKGETTLEAKYGTMNTTSLGAAHSQKYGDWGFYGSGTVGGTQGYRVAPQVSKSGGQPTNSRNMRQRNDWERGVVTYDIDPSSSLSMNLMHGHYSNRGTYDYMPDFQLFDNQREQGDLSYVKRFKGGEISAYGSVSYQSSTYDNAAASKTISGTSPAKQMDYQGGMKTHYDLGDYNTVSFGVDLKRTAYDRRNNNYATGTDAYGSSGGDSLTYGAFLQDELKLFDGRVVIVPGMRYEYTSLFDGYNELRAVGIARQDISKKILRSLTSRIGARYTATDWISFRAAYGEAFRAPTLHELYGVSNIGTSRYYGNEALKPERLKSIEGGVDITPLDDLRLSVTVYKNHATDYIDNVLTAAGPPKVYNRQNIGTVDTGGIETELEYRFLEHWRSFVNYQRCDPKLMTGAYRGQRITGTPLSTTSVGLTFNDPKLFSVSVVNRWVGKIFNDANNTTAYGKYDVLNVKLAKAFELDASKLEVSLDVSNALDVTVQETSTSEAPGRLITLGLAWLF
- the cobN gene encoding cobaltochelatase subunit CobN encodes the protein MKITAIVWNSHAEILCRAAETLPWLTLRLYPAKSLEDSPERQAQAMADLRGSDAAFLYRATEPFWDDLEADLKDAGKSVPTVCLSYDPSLWGLSTARPELVQDAHRYVTFGGIQNVAAMLKALAREFGGPEFTELDVPPPAPVPWEGLWHPCMPTSGGARRHFASLPEYLAWYTDHCAGRPMADGPWVGLVLGRHYWVGETLEVEQLLISDLEEQGLRVVPIFTNTIKDDGLGNKGALGWLREVFLAPDAPRPSAVIKLVSFFLGHARSAAGNQEDAAASGVAALKELGVPVFQPVFSSSKSVEEWQNDPQGLGSEVAWSVAMPEFEGVIEPVYLGGGSKYESAATGAALERRVPVAERSLRLARRVAAYIRLAQKPVGERKVAFILHNDPCASVEATVGGAAKLDSLESVARILAAMKGHGYSVDPPATGAALIETIMGRKAISEFRWTTVDEIVQKGGALAQLPEETYLRWWAGYPQAVRQRIAAAWGDPPGREVNGVPPAMIHDGKIVITGVAYGNAAVCVQPKRGCAGSRCDGQVCKILHDPDIPPPHQYIATYRWLQDEADGFGADVLIHVGTHGNLEFLPGKGVGLSGSCLPDLCLHEVPHLYIYNADNPPEGTIAKRRSYAALVDHMTTALTHTELYEDLEELGRLLGEWEQARDADKTRAHMLEHLVRDVAEKANLLSGIKGGADMDFPRLATALHESLDLVRGTQHDDGMHIFGGAPEGERLNAFLWSILRYDADDPRSLRRSLCRMTGLDLDRLLEEPGAVDARLRASHSELLADIEAMGREACGLAFACADADAFAQGVRELVGVRLAKDAMTEELVRDLADSWRRLLDVKRRVDDSKEIDALLTGMAGGYIEPGPSGIITRGREDILPTGRNFYSLDPRRLPTRAAHMVGMRLADAIIAKHMQEEGRTPENVAMFWMCNDMMWADGEGMAQIFHLIGVRPVWKKGGHVKGFEVIPLAELGRPRVDVTIRVSGLLRDSFPEQMELVDEAIHAVACLDEADEDNFVRKHARATLEKSGETGGEAWRKSTLRLFSSKPGTYQAGVNLAVYASAWQTEADLADIFVYWNSYAYGRGVYGEQRPRQLEAALSTVDVSYNKVVSDEHDLFNCCGYYGTHGGLTAAARQLKGGEVKGYYGDTREPGRVQVRDLADEIRRVVRTRLLNPAWIEGMKRHGYKGAGDMAKRVGRVYGWEATTREVDDWIFDDIARTFVMDGENREFFRKHNPWALEEIGRRLLEAQSRGLWQADPEVLDALKESYLEMEGWLEEDMGDVTGDFQGGGVDIMRPEDVEQWQEMMRAMKEKPA